In a genomic window of Taylorella equigenitalis ATCC 35865:
- the glmU gene encoding bifunctional UDP-N-acetylglucosamine diphosphorylase/glucosamine-1-phosphate N-acetyltransferase GlmU, producing the protein MILNIVILAAGKGKRMKSNLPKVLHKIASKPMLMHVLDTASELQADTTTIVIGHGADKVKNACEGIENLNFALQDPPQGTGHAVLQASSFLKVGDADNSKTLILYGDVPLIQAYTLKKLLESSGAGVGLLTEYLEDPTGYGRIIRNSSGFVESIVEQKDASEDELKIKEINTGIICAPTSNLLTWLTEIKNDNAQGEYYLTDIIKFANRDGVPIIATQACTQFETAGVNSRLQLAGLEEQYQKNKAYELLDDGVSIVDPSKFMLRGKLSCESDVTIDIGCIFEGDVEIKSGAHIGPYCIIKDSIIGSNARIEAFSHIDGATLSNDVVVGPYARLRPGTNLKDHSHVGNFMELKKTTLGSYSKANHLSYLGDATIGDRVNVGAGTITCNYDGVNKFQTIIEDEAFIGSDTQLVAPVTVGKGATVAAGTTVMKDVPASQLVLNKKTQDVISGWQRPQKKKDS; encoded by the coding sequence ATGATACTGAATATTGTGATTTTGGCCGCAGGTAAGGGAAAAAGAATGAAATCCAACCTGCCCAAAGTTTTGCATAAAATCGCCTCTAAACCTATGCTTATGCATGTGTTGGATACTGCTTCTGAATTGCAAGCTGATACTACAACCATTGTTATCGGTCATGGGGCGGACAAAGTTAAAAATGCTTGTGAGGGTATAGAAAATTTAAATTTTGCACTACAAGATCCTCCTCAAGGTACTGGACATGCTGTTTTGCAGGCGTCTTCATTTTTAAAGGTTGGAGATGCAGATAATAGCAAAACCTTAATTCTTTATGGTGATGTACCCTTAATTCAAGCTTACACACTAAAAAAATTATTAGAATCATCAGGTGCTGGAGTCGGGCTATTAACCGAGTATTTAGAAGACCCAACTGGATACGGAAGAATTATTAGAAACTCATCTGGTTTTGTTGAATCCATTGTAGAACAGAAGGATGCGAGCGAGGATGAACTTAAAATCAAGGAAATAAACACAGGAATTATTTGTGCACCTACATCTAATCTTTTAACTTGGCTTACTGAAATCAAAAACGATAATGCCCAAGGCGAATATTACCTTACAGACATTATTAAATTTGCAAATCGAGATGGTGTTCCTATCATTGCCACCCAAGCTTGCACTCAATTTGAAACCGCAGGGGTAAATAGTCGTTTGCAACTAGCTGGATTAGAAGAGCAATATCAAAAAAACAAAGCCTACGAATTGCTTGATGATGGAGTAAGTATTGTGGACCCAAGCAAGTTTATGCTTCGTGGCAAACTTAGTTGTGAAAGCGATGTGACCATCGATATAGGTTGCATATTTGAGGGCGATGTCGAAATTAAAAGCGGTGCACACATTGGTCCATATTGCATAATTAAAGACTCGATTATTGGAAGTAATGCACGCATCGAGGCTTTCTCTCATATTGATGGTGCCACATTAAGCAATGATGTTGTTGTCGGTCCATATGCTAGACTAAGACCTGGTACGAATCTAAAAGACCACAGCCATGTAGGTAATTTTATGGAACTTAAGAAAACCACTTTGGGGTCTTATAGCAAAGCAAATCATTTAAGCTACTTGGGGGATGCTACGATTGGTGATCGGGTTAATGTAGGTGCTGGCACGATTACATGCAACTACGATGGAGTTAATAAATTTCAAACGATCATCGAAGACGAAGCATTTATAGGCTCCGATACACAACTCGTGGCTCCTGTTACTGTAGGCAAAGGTGCTACTGTAGCGGCTGGTACCACAGTGATGAAAGATGTACCAGCATCTCAATTAGTATTAAATAAGAAAACTCAAGACGTTATTTCTGGTTGGCAACGTCCGCAAAAAAAGAAGGACTCTTAA
- the dbpA gene encoding ATP-dependent RNA helicase DbpA, whose amino-acid sequence MQNFSELPLSESQISNLSSLGFIQMRPVQARSLPHILEGSDVRTLAKTGSGKTLAFGLGIIQKINPSFFACQGLVLTPTHELADQVAQEIRKLARALPNIKVLTLCGGVALRPQIESLKHGAHIIVGTPGRILDLIQRGDLDLSKVKVFVLDECDRMLDMGFFDDIGEISKATPLRKQTLLFSATFPEHIKKISEGFQRNPVHIELIEEEKVPTNLDHIFFKTSDSERFAHSVQILKHYQPISTLAFCNTRTQCEKLSSFLNEQNISSKFLHGEMEKREREDVLLQFSNKSLSVLVATDVAARGLDIEGLDAVLNIELSPNVPTHIHRIGRTGRHSDRGLVFNLVTPEEMYRFDRIDAQIPLESKWEKIPSNTRKRNLVAPMRTISIKGGKKDKLRKVDLIGAMTKHLQIPFEDIGKIHVADFVSFIAVKHENAEDILNRMQEIPIKNRSWMMRLMD is encoded by the coding sequence ATGCAAAACTTCTCTGAACTCCCTCTATCTGAAAGCCAAATTTCTAATTTAAGCTCTCTAGGCTTTATTCAAATGCGACCTGTTCAAGCTAGGAGTCTACCTCATATTCTTGAGGGTAGTGATGTACGGACACTAGCTAAAACAGGTAGCGGTAAGACTTTGGCATTCGGATTAGGTATTATTCAAAAGATAAATCCATCATTTTTTGCCTGTCAGGGATTAGTTCTTACACCCACGCACGAACTTGCCGACCAAGTTGCTCAAGAGATTAGAAAACTAGCTCGAGCACTTCCAAATATAAAAGTTCTTACATTATGTGGAGGAGTAGCTCTTAGACCTCAGATAGAATCTCTAAAACATGGTGCTCATATCATAGTTGGAACTCCTGGTAGGATTTTGGATCTTATTCAAAGAGGAGATTTAGATTTAAGTAAGGTTAAAGTATTCGTTCTAGATGAGTGTGATCGCATGCTAGACATGGGGTTTTTCGATGATATAGGTGAGATATCTAAAGCTACCCCTTTGAGAAAACAGACACTTTTGTTCTCGGCTACATTTCCAGAGCATATAAAAAAAATAAGCGAGGGATTTCAAAGAAATCCTGTACATATCGAGCTTATTGAGGAAGAAAAAGTTCCTACAAATTTAGATCACATATTTTTTAAAACCAGTGATTCTGAAAGGTTTGCACATAGCGTTCAAATACTTAAACATTACCAACCCATATCAACTTTAGCCTTCTGCAATACTCGTACTCAATGTGAAAAACTCAGCTCTTTTCTTAATGAGCAAAATATATCATCAAAATTTTTGCATGGCGAAATGGAAAAACGTGAACGTGAAGATGTGCTACTTCAATTTAGCAATAAATCTTTATCCGTTTTGGTGGCTACAGATGTTGCTGCTCGAGGGCTTGATATTGAAGGATTAGATGCGGTTTTGAACATTGAACTTTCACCAAATGTACCTACTCACATACATAGGATTGGACGAACTGGTAGACACAGTGATCGAGGTTTAGTTTTTAATTTAGTAACCCCTGAAGAAATGTATCGGTTTGATAGGATAGACGCTCAGATTCCACTTGAATCCAAATGGGAGAAAATTCCTTCTAACACAAGAAAACGCAATCTGGTCGCACCTATGCGAACCATTAGTATTAAGGGCGGAAAAAAAGACAAACTACGCAAAGTTGATCTTATAGGGGCTATGACTAAGCATCTTCAAATACCATTTGAGGATATAGGTAAAATTCATGTGGCGGACTTTGTTAGCTTTATAGCAGTAAAGCATGAAAATGCGGAAGATATTTTAAATAGAATGCAAGAAATCCCTATTAAGAATCGCTCTTGGATGATGCGTTTGATGGATTAG
- a CDS encoding GDP-mannose 4,6-dehydratase, with protein sequence MRVLVTGGCGFIGHHFVDFATNHSSKIYKKVLNLDNLSYASINCPNGDFILGDICDEGLLYKVLREHKIDTLVHFAAQTHVDRSIQNPTPFVTDNIQGTISLLTCCTEYIKETGVNFKFVYISTDEVYGSIAPNTSPLSETQPLHPRNPYAVSKASAELFVQAWVNTFAFPAVITRSSNNYGTGQHTEKFIPKIIDRALKWSSIPIYGNGHASREWLHVLDNCEAIHGLLTSDIKFKGQVFNITSSDSYTNIDLANMVCEKLDELKPHSKGSYKQLIEFVDDRPGHDMRYAIDSSKIKSTLSWTPTRLIADHINELVEGASPEVLPHTEKAHLLHFPKYTDTRGSVSPRELHALHNQTGTNFVQENFTKSVLGTLRGLHFQRERPQAKLIQVLEGKILDVVVDLRPHSDEFGTWKSFKLKQGDSLFVPAGYAHGYLTLSESSYVLYKLSDFYDPKDQYSIRYDDQYLNIDWGGEISADDYVLSPKDRQGMTWSEFLNSI encoded by the coding sequence ATGCGAGTTCTAGTAACTGGAGGATGTGGCTTTATAGGTCACCACTTTGTAGATTTCGCTACCAATCATTCATCCAAGATATACAAGAAAGTTTTAAATTTAGATAATCTTTCTTATGCTTCTATAAATTGTCCAAATGGGGATTTTATTCTAGGTGATATTTGTGATGAAGGACTTCTATACAAAGTTTTAAGGGAGCACAAAATCGATACCTTGGTGCATTTTGCTGCTCAAACTCATGTTGATAGATCTATACAAAATCCCACTCCATTCGTAACGGACAATATACAAGGCACTATTTCACTTCTAACTTGTTGCACTGAATATATAAAAGAGACTGGCGTTAATTTTAAATTTGTATATATATCGACTGACGAGGTGTACGGAAGCATTGCCCCCAATACAAGTCCTTTGAGCGAAACTCAACCTTTGCATCCTAGAAATCCATATGCAGTATCTAAAGCGAGTGCTGAACTATTTGTGCAAGCGTGGGTTAATACATTTGCATTTCCAGCTGTAATTACGCGTTCTTCCAACAATTATGGCACTGGTCAGCACACCGAAAAGTTTATCCCTAAAATAATTGACAGGGCTTTGAAGTGGTCCTCTATCCCTATCTATGGCAATGGACACGCCTCCCGCGAGTGGTTGCATGTTCTTGATAATTGCGAAGCTATTCATGGTTTATTAACTTCAGATATAAAGTTTAAGGGACAGGTTTTTAATATAACGAGTTCCGATTCCTACACTAACATTGATTTAGCAAATATGGTCTGCGAAAAACTAGATGAACTTAAACCTCATTCAAAAGGCTCTTATAAACAATTGATTGAATTTGTAGATGATAGACCTGGTCACGATATGCGTTATGCCATCGACTCGAGCAAAATCAAAAGCACCTTATCGTGGACCCCAACTCGCCTCATCGCAGACCACATCAATGAACTGGTAGAGGGTGCTTCACCAGAAGTATTGCCACATACAGAAAAGGCACACCTTCTCCACTTTCCCAAATATACAGACACTCGCGGAAGCGTCAGCCCACGTGAACTCCACGCACTTCATAACCAGACGGGCACTAATTTCGTACAAGAAAATTTTACGAAATCAGTGCTGGGTACTCTAAGGGGGCTACATTTTCAGCGCGAGAGACCTCAGGCCAAGTTAATTCAAGTTCTCGAGGGAAAGATTTTAGACGTTGTAGTTGATTTGAGACCGCATTCAGATGAGTTTGGCACTTGGAAGTCGTTCAAATTAAAACAAGGTGATTCATTGTTTGTGCCTGCGGGGTATGCTCATGGATACTTGACTTTGAGCGAGAGTTCTTATGTTTTGTATAAGTTATCGGACTTTTATGATCCCAAGGATCAGTATTCAATTCGTTATGATGACCAGTACCTTAATATTGATTGGGGTGGAGAAATTTCTGCTGATGATTATGTACTCTCACCGAAAGATCGCCAAGGTATGACTTGGTCGGAGTTTTTGAATTCCATATAG
- the rpoH gene encoding RNA polymerase sigma factor RpoH codes for MSNQSFALQTHKSMDLINPSALGTIEAYIQEVNRIPILTAEQERDYAERLQKSGDLKAAQALILPHLRLVVSVARQYLGYGLPHADLIQEGNIGLMKAVKRFDVSRGVRLVTFAMHWIKAEIHEYVIRNWRLVKIATTKAQRKLFFNLNSLRPEGKSLDNDDIVGIAKKLNVRPEDVVEMEKRMSGHDIALDTLMDEDDDYAPIQYLADDEAYEPENVMLAQEHDKLENQGLKSALDQLDDRSRHIIESRWLSEDKPTLHDLAAQYNVSAERIRQIENAAIKKMRSYLEDYV; via the coding sequence ATGTCAAATCAATCATTTGCCTTACAAACGCACAAATCGATGGATCTTATTAATCCAAGTGCTTTAGGGACGATTGAAGCGTATATCCAAGAAGTAAATCGAATCCCTATTCTTACTGCAGAACAAGAGAGAGATTATGCTGAGCGTTTGCAAAAAAGTGGGGATTTAAAAGCTGCTCAAGCTCTGATTCTTCCTCACTTACGATTAGTAGTTTCAGTAGCCCGTCAGTATTTAGGTTATGGTCTTCCACATGCAGACCTTATTCAAGAGGGTAATATCGGTCTTATGAAAGCCGTTAAAAGATTCGATGTTTCTCGTGGTGTTAGATTAGTAACCTTTGCTATGCATTGGATTAAAGCGGAGATACACGAGTACGTTATTCGTAACTGGAGATTAGTTAAGATAGCTACTACTAAAGCTCAAAGAAAATTATTTTTTAATCTTAATAGTCTACGTCCAGAGGGTAAGTCTTTGGATAACGATGATATTGTTGGTATTGCCAAAAAACTAAATGTAAGACCCGAAGACGTAGTTGAGATGGAAAAACGTATGTCAGGGCATGATATCGCACTTGATACCTTGATGGATGAGGATGATGATTATGCACCTATTCAGTATTTGGCTGATGATGAGGCATATGAACCAGAAAACGTTATGTTAGCCCAGGAGCACGATAAACTTGAAAATCAAGGGCTAAAATCGGCTTTGGATCAGCTAGATGATAGATCACGACACATTATTGAAAGTCGTTGGTTAAGCGAGGATAAACCCACCCTTCATGACCTGGCAGCTCAATATAATGTTTCGGCTGAGCGTATACGTCAAATTGAAAATGCTGCGATTAAAAAGATGCGTTCGTACCTTGAGGATTATGTATAA
- a CDS encoding MFS transporter: MATTHEGLKKPQIYWAATCVFAVIAVCVIDGIITNIALPTIQSYFGVSQQESIWVVNAYNIVLISTLFTFSSLADRYGFKRLLRVGLIVFGVGAFGSLMSQSLSMLIMCRIVQGFGAALIMALTGGLIRNIYPKERVAMGIAFNGMVIGACALIAPSLGAFIIKIADWHWIYGFSIPIIALGLFLSRFLPRLPRHDNSIDYKSAILNAVTFGSLVAGLDIIYSNPLWGSLLLIISITSVVTLYRHALSQEHPMVPVDLLKIVPFRDAALVSTFAFLSATASMVSVPFYFEHILHYNTETVGLIYSSWPVAGVIMGPVSAKLSERFSAGLLSGIGSLILMCGITTLTYLPTDSSKLVFALAMFVGGLGFGLLQTPNGKTLLLSAPHNRASAAGGMQATSRILGQCLGGALVATSFSINSQQGAHYGLIVSIITAFIAVLINLYRILSKQDRQVM, translated from the coding sequence ATGGCCACTACTCATGAGGGTCTTAAAAAACCTCAGATATATTGGGCTGCTACGTGTGTGTTTGCAGTCATTGCCGTTTGTGTTATCGATGGCATTATTACTAATATCGCCCTTCCAACTATACAATCTTATTTCGGTGTTTCACAGCAAGAATCAATTTGGGTTGTAAATGCTTATAACATCGTTCTAATCTCTACTTTGTTTACCTTTAGTTCATTAGCGGATAGGTACGGTTTTAAACGACTTTTACGTGTAGGCCTTATAGTTTTTGGAGTAGGAGCTTTTGGAAGTCTTATGTCTCAAAGCTTATCAATGCTTATTATGTGTCGCATTGTTCAAGGTTTTGGGGCTGCGTTAATTATGGCTTTAACTGGAGGCCTTATTAGAAATATATACCCTAAAGAGCGTGTAGCCATGGGTATTGCATTTAACGGTATGGTCATAGGGGCGTGTGCACTAATTGCCCCTTCGCTTGGAGCATTTATCATCAAAATTGCAGACTGGCACTGGATTTATGGTTTTTCAATTCCTATTATTGCATTAGGCTTATTTTTATCTAGATTTCTCCCTAGATTACCGCGACACGATAACTCTATTGACTATAAAAGTGCAATTCTTAATGCAGTAACATTTGGTTCCCTTGTAGCAGGTCTAGATATTATTTATAGCAATCCACTATGGGGTAGTCTTTTACTTATTATCTCTATCACAAGTGTAGTCACACTTTATAGGCATGCCCTTTCTCAAGAACATCCTATGGTGCCAGTCGATTTACTTAAAATCGTACCCTTTAGGGATGCGGCTTTGGTTTCTACCTTTGCCTTTCTTTCAGCTACGGCAAGCATGGTTTCGGTGCCCTTTTACTTTGAGCATATATTGCACTATAACACTGAAACCGTTGGGCTAATATATAGCTCATGGCCCGTGGCAGGTGTCATTATGGGTCCAGTTTCAGCAAAGCTTAGCGAGAGGTTTTCAGCTGGTTTACTTTCTGGAATTGGTAGCCTTATTTTGATGTGTGGCATAACCACGTTAACTTACTTACCTACCGACAGTTCTAAATTAGTATTTGCTTTGGCAATGTTTGTAGGTGGCCTCGGTTTTGGTCTTCTACAAACACCTAACGGTAAAACGTTGTTATTATCAGCCCCACACAATCGTGCCAGTGCTGCCGGAGGTATGCAAGCTACTTCTAGAATTCTAGGTCAGTGTTTAGGGGGAGCCTTAGTAGCAACTTCATTTTCTATAAATTCTCAACAGGGTGCTCACTACGGTCTTATAGTTAGCATAATAACTGCCTTTATAGCAGTCTTAATAAACCTTTACCGAATTCTTTCAAAGCAAGATAGACAGGTCATGTAG
- a CDS encoding LpxL/LpxP family acyltransferase: MHLGCFEIVSRFLALHFPVVVMYRPAKKEFFEPVLSQVRTSENLTSVPTNFTGVREFLRALRSGRSIGLLPDQVPATADGVWVKFFDRDAYTITLPGKLTNQTDGQVVIVYAIRKKVGEGWEIYFKEGPELKGLPETEQAQLINNELEEAIRKAPTQYLWSYNRFREPPYAPNPSNASSKSDS; this comes from the coding sequence TTGCATTTAGGTTGTTTTGAAATTGTTTCGCGGTTTTTAGCCCTGCATTTTCCTGTGGTTGTTATGTATAGACCAGCAAAAAAGGAATTTTTTGAGCCCGTACTATCTCAAGTAAGAACATCGGAAAATTTGACCTCAGTCCCTACAAATTTCACGGGTGTAAGAGAGTTTTTAAGAGCATTAAGAAGTGGTCGGTCTATAGGATTATTGCCCGATCAAGTGCCAGCAACTGCTGATGGAGTATGGGTTAAGTTTTTCGACAGAGATGCTTATACGATTACATTGCCAGGGAAATTAACAAATCAAACAGACGGACAAGTAGTCATAGTGTATGCAATTAGAAAGAAAGTGGGTGAAGGTTGGGAGATTTACTTTAAAGAAGGACCTGAATTAAAAGGATTACCCGAGACTGAGCAGGCACAATTGATAAATAATGAATTAGAAGAGGCTATAAGAAAGGCCCCTACACAATATCTTTGGAGTTATAACCGCTTTAGGGAGCCACCTTACGCACCTAATCCATCAAACGCATCATCCAAGAGCGATTCTTAA
- the lipA gene encoding lipoyl synthase has protein sequence MTLQKTTPADKDLSYDATKKQKSFDKTSRIPIKIVPAEKLKKPEWIRVKVAPTNSKFSEIKGILRENKMVTVCEEASCPNIGECFGRGTATFMIMGDKCTRRCPFCDVGHGRPDPLDTSEPHNLAQSIARMGLSYVVITSVDRDDLRDGGAQHYVDCINEIRNQSPKTKIEVLVPDFRGRLERALDIFSKGLPDVMNHNLETVPRLYKQARPGADYLHSLKLLKNFKTLYPDVPTKSGLMVGLGESDEEILDVMMDMREHNIDMLTIGQYLQPSDHHLPVLRYVTPKTFSMFEEKAEQMGFSHAAVGALVRSSYHADQQAHQAGLETA, from the coding sequence ATGACACTACAGAAAACAACTCCTGCAGATAAAGATTTAAGCTATGACGCAACGAAAAAGCAAAAATCTTTCGATAAAACTTCAAGAATTCCAATCAAAATCGTACCTGCTGAAAAATTAAAAAAACCTGAGTGGATTAGAGTAAAAGTAGCACCTACTAACTCAAAATTTTCTGAAATCAAGGGTATCTTGAGAGAAAATAAAATGGTCACAGTGTGCGAGGAAGCCTCATGCCCTAATATAGGAGAGTGCTTTGGTAGAGGCACTGCGACTTTTATGATTATGGGTGACAAGTGTACACGTCGTTGCCCTTTCTGCGATGTGGGTCACGGACGTCCAGATCCTTTGGATACTAGTGAGCCTCACAATCTTGCACAATCCATTGCTCGTATGGGGTTGAGCTATGTCGTTATAACCTCCGTTGATAGAGATGATTTGCGTGATGGCGGAGCACAGCATTATGTGGACTGCATAAATGAAATCCGCAATCAATCTCCAAAAACTAAGATTGAGGTATTGGTACCTGATTTTAGAGGTCGCCTTGAGAGGGCATTGGATATTTTCTCCAAAGGTCTGCCTGATGTTATGAATCATAATTTAGAAACAGTTCCACGATTATACAAACAAGCTAGACCTGGAGCCGACTATCTTCATTCCTTAAAACTACTTAAAAATTTTAAAACTTTGTATCCTGATGTCCCAACTAAATCTGGTCTTATGGTTGGTCTGGGTGAATCCGATGAAGAAATTTTGGATGTTATGATGGATATGAGAGAACACAACATAGATATGCTCACAATCGGACAGTACCTGCAACCTTCTGACCATCATCTCCCAGTTTTAAGATATGTCACCCCAAAAACATTTTCTATGTTTGAAGAAAAAGCTGAGCAAATGGGCTTTTCTCATGCAGCTGTAGGAGCACTTGTTAGATCTTCATATCATGCAGATCAGCAAGCACATCAAGCAGGATTAGAGACTGCATAG
- the fmt gene encoding methionyl-tRNA formyltransferase codes for MKIVFAGTPDFARVAYEALLESGHEIPLVMTQPDRPAGRGMKLQSSPVKVSALNHNSKVIQPVSLRLTVGKLGPQAVEQATEAKRELENIKPDVMVVAAYGLILPQWVLDLPRYGCLNIHASLLPRWRGAAPIQRAIEAGDAETGISIMQMDVGLDTGDVLLMKSLAIDGMNSSQLHDKLAVLGGDAITEVMSNIESFRRTPKKQPEEGITYAEKIAKSEGLLDWNEETEILERKIRAFNPFPGVTLALPNLEVKVWKSAVSDLKKPADAIPGQVLKISSEGIEVATKDGVLRLLELQKAGAKKQDVATFINGWHLDG; via the coding sequence ATGAAAATTGTGTTTGCTGGTACACCAGATTTCGCAAGAGTAGCTTATGAAGCCTTGCTTGAGTCAGGTCATGAAATTCCGTTGGTTATGACACAACCCGATCGACCTGCTGGTAGAGGTATGAAATTACAGTCTAGTCCAGTTAAAGTCTCAGCCTTAAATCACAATTCAAAAGTTATACAACCCGTATCATTAAGATTGACTGTAGGTAAGCTTGGTCCTCAAGCTGTAGAGCAGGCAACTGAAGCAAAACGTGAACTGGAAAATATTAAGCCAGATGTAATGGTTGTCGCAGCGTATGGTTTGATATTGCCACAATGGGTATTAGATTTGCCTCGTTATGGTTGTTTAAATATTCATGCTAGTTTGCTACCACGGTGGCGAGGTGCTGCCCCTATTCAACGTGCAATTGAGGCTGGTGACGCAGAGACAGGTATTTCTATTATGCAGATGGATGTTGGGTTGGACACAGGTGATGTGTTGCTGATGAAATCATTGGCTATTGATGGTATGAATTCCTCTCAGTTACACGATAAATTAGCAGTGCTTGGGGGTGATGCTATTACAGAAGTAATGAGTAATATTGAGTCATTTAGACGAACACCTAAAAAGCAACCTGAAGAAGGTATAACCTATGCAGAGAAAATTGCAAAATCAGAGGGACTTTTGGATTGGAATGAAGAGACCGAAATTCTTGAAAGAAAAATTCGTGCATTTAATCCATTTCCTGGGGTCACGTTGGCATTGCCAAATTTGGAAGTAAAGGTTTGGAAGTCTGCAGTTTCCGACTTAAAAAAACCTGCGGATGCGATTCCAGGACAAGTGCTTAAGATTAGCAGTGAAGGCATTGAGGTAGCTACTAAAGACGGCGTTTTGAGACTTTTGGAATTACAAAAGGCTGGGGCTAAAAAGCAAGATGTAGCTACATTTATTAATGGTTGGCATTTGGATGGCTGA
- a CDS encoding NUDIX hydrolase translates to MHLPDLKDLKKSLNDRASLPPIEGSHDLIFNDHHIGFVHPSIMEDFIGFAYVKFSSGKFKIDMHKELLGLADPELFFAYKCQYFNQLAQYLRNKGHAKHWRNEQLSIWSGETEIAHVERAVSRELGIMTKAVHVNAWTREKKIYLSLRAPTKSTDPNKWDTLVGGLVSANESLEYALMRESVEEAGLHLEPIPLIIPLHYITTMNRPLIEGYQVEEVFNADYLIPDDVHLENQDGEVTKIEAFSIDEIIEKINNDEVTLEASIVLLDSIERIAKQV, encoded by the coding sequence GTGCACCTTCCTGACCTAAAAGACCTAAAAAAATCTCTTAATGATCGTGCAAGTCTTCCACCAATTGAAGGCTCGCACGATTTAATATTTAATGACCACCATATAGGGTTTGTACACCCTAGTATTATGGAAGATTTTATTGGTTTCGCTTACGTAAAATTTTCATCGGGTAAATTCAAAATTGATATGCATAAAGAGCTTTTAGGTCTTGCTGACCCAGAACTTTTTTTTGCGTATAAGTGTCAGTATTTCAATCAACTTGCACAGTATTTACGAAACAAGGGGCATGCTAAACATTGGAGAAACGAGCAACTTAGCATCTGGAGTGGTGAGACGGAAATTGCACATGTTGAAAGGGCTGTGTCACGTGAGTTAGGAATTATGACTAAAGCGGTCCACGTAAACGCTTGGACTAGAGAGAAAAAAATTTATCTATCTCTAAGAGCACCCACTAAATCAACGGACCCTAATAAGTGGGATACACTTGTTGGAGGTTTAGTATCGGCAAATGAATCACTGGAATATGCACTAATGCGTGAATCGGTTGAAGAAGCGGGTTTACATTTGGAGCCGATACCTTTAATAATTCCCTTACATTACATAACTACAATGAATAGACCTCTTATTGAAGGTTATCAGGTAGAGGAAGTATTTAATGCAGATTACCTGATACCTGATGATGTGCATCTTGAGAATCAAGATGGTGAGGTTACAAAAATCGAAGCATTTTCAATCGATGAAATTATAGAAAAAATAAACAATGATGAGGTTACGCTCGAGGCTAGTATAGTTTTACTGGATAGTATCGAGCGCATTGCCAAACAAGTATAA
- a CDS encoding outer membrane protein assembly factor BamE: MKKFALPLVLSLGLTACGSLTQVSPEGQPQSDIKWPEVNSGITGTMPPKQTVRELKTGMHKNDFYNLIGVPHFSEGWDVREWDYLFRVEDKGVMKQCQFKILFDKDNRAKNFYWKPVECAGLYAQ, from the coding sequence ATGAAAAAATTTGCTTTACCATTAGTTCTTTCTTTAGGGCTAACAGCATGTGGGTCTTTAACTCAAGTTTCTCCTGAGGGACAACCTCAATCAGATATTAAATGGCCAGAAGTAAATTCGGGCATAACTGGAACTATGCCTCCAAAGCAAACGGTTCGTGAGCTTAAGACAGGCATGCACAAAAATGATTTCTATAATTTAATTGGTGTTCCTCATTTTTCTGAAGGTTGGGATGTGCGTGAATGGGATTACCTATTCCGTGTTGAAGACAAAGGTGTTATGAAACAATGCCAGTTTAAAATCCTTTTCGATAAGGACAATAGAGCTAAGAACTTCTACTGGAAACCTGTTGAGTGTGCTGGTCTTTATGCACAATAA